Proteins from one Mus caroli chromosome 3, CAROLI_EIJ_v1.1, whole genome shotgun sequence genomic window:
- the LOC110291819 gene encoding arylacetamide deacetylase-like 2, giving the protein MLTLPTIQQLSSLVKKDLYLVTKVSTEDLLRNDPEFKNKIKAQALLYPALQMIDTFLPSHREYGHGPILHREMMLRVASLYVTKDSSLTQALLRNVHMPEESRHLFKFANWSDFLPEKYKKNHVYTEPVLGKWNASYPAFMDSRMFPLLVNDSQLQNLPLTYILSCEHDLLRDDSFIYITQLRNVGVRVIHEHIEEGVHGALSFTMGTLALHLGFKIRDMYIRWLEENLPIN; this is encoded by the exons ATGTTAACACTGCCAACTATTCAGCAATTGTCCTCTTTGGTGAAAAAGGACCTTTACCTGGTCACCAAAGTCTCTACAGAAGATTTG CTACGAAATGATCcagaattcaaaaataaaatcaaggcaCAAGCCTTACTATACCCTGCCCTACAAATGATTGACACCTTTCTGCCATCTCACCGAGAGTATGGACATGGTCCAATCCTGCACAGGGAGATGATGCTACGGGTGGCATCTCTATATGTGACTAAAGACTCATCACTGACTCAGGCCTTACTGAGAAATGTGCACATGCCCGAAGAATCAAGGCACCTATTCAAGTTTGCTAACTGGAGTGACTTTCTTCCTGAGAAGTATAAAAAGAACCATGTTTACACTGAACCAGTGCTTGGAAAATGGAATGCTTCCTACCCAGCATTTATGGACAGCAGAATGTTTCCTTTGTTAGTCAATGACTCCCAGTTGCAGAATTTGCCTCTCACTTACATCCTCTCTTGTGAACATGATCTATTGAGAGATGATAGTTTCATTTACATCACTCAGCTTAGAAATGTTGGAGTTAGGGTTATTCATGAGCACATAGAGGAAGGTGTTCATGGGGCTCTCTCATTCACTATGGGTACATTGGCTTTACATCTAGGATTTAAAATAAGAGATATGTATATTCGTTGGTTAGAGGAAAACCTACCTATAAATTAG